CACTGCTTTGGCGAGTTTCTGCACGCCTTTGAGGATGCGGTCGCGTGCGTCGTTATCGAATGCAATCTGTTTGGGAGCCATTGTCTTTCGTTTCCTTTTCTTCACACTGCGCTGCAGTGCAGATGTGTTGTGTTACTTCGCGTTTGAATCGTTGTCTGTTGGGATATGACGGATGACGCGTGACGGGGCGGGCTTGCGACCTCTGCGAGCGAGCGTCCTGCCGTACGTCGGCACGGGTGCCGAGCGCGTGACTGTCACGATCTCGCTGTACGTGCCCGTGTCGAGCGGAACAATGCGGGGTTCTGTCTCGCCCGCGATCCACAGCCACGAACCGAAGACATCGCGATTCTCGCGCGATGTGTGCTCGGGCTGGGGAGTGGAGTTGTCCGCGTTGTCTGTCATGTGTGTTTGTGATTAGTCGTCGATGATGGCGAGCACGTCGTCCTCGCTCATGATGAGCATCTCAACGCCGTCGAGCTTGATCTCGGTGCCTGCGTACGAGGAGAAGATGACGCGATCGCCCTTGTTGACCTGCAACGGGACGCGCGTGCCTGTTTCTTTGTTGAGCGCGCCATCGCCGACAGCCTTGATCACGCCGGTCTTGGGACGATCCTTGCTGGACTCGGGCAGGTAGATGCCGCTCTCTGTCTTCGTTTCGGCTTCGTCACGCATGACGATG
Above is a genomic segment from Phycisphaeraceae bacterium containing:
- a CDS encoding co-chaperone GroES, whose amino-acid sequence is MATKTATKAKINVKPLHDKIIVMRDEAETKTESGIYLPESSKDRPKTGVIKAVGDGALNKETGTRVPLQVNKGDRVIFSSYAGTEIKLDGVEMLIMSEDDVLAIIDD